In the genome of Equus asinus isolate D_3611 breed Donkey chromosome 9, EquAss-T2T_v2, whole genome shotgun sequence, one region contains:
- the N4BP3 gene encoding NEDD4-binding protein 3, which yields MATAPGAAGIAMGSVGSLLERQDFSPEELRAALAGSRGSRQPDGLLRKGLGQRELLSYLHLPKKDSKTTKRASRNEPADYATLYYREHPRAGDFSKTSLPERGRFDKCRIRPSVFKPVAGSGKGFLSMQSLAAHKGQKLWRSNGSLHTLACHPPLSPGPRTSQAQARAQLLHALSLDEGGPEPEPSLSDSSSGGSFGRSPGAGPGPFSSSLGHINHLGGSLDRASRGPKEAGPLAMLSCLPEPPPPYEFSCPTAEEVVAVLPDACEDLKRGLGDEDGSNPFTQVLEERQRLWLSELKRLYVERLHEVAQKAERSERNLQLQLFMAQQEQRRLRKELQAQQGLASEPRPPGTLPEADPSARPEEEARWEVCQKTAEISLLKQQLREAQAELAQKLAEIFSLKTQLRGSRAQAQAQDAELARLRETVRSLQEQAPREEAPGSCETDDCKSRGLLGEAGGSEARDGAEQLRAELLQERLRGEEQALRFERERRTWQEEKERVLRYQREIQGGYLDMYRRNQALEQELRALREPPTPWSPRLESSKI from the exons ATGGCCACAGCCCCAGGCGCTGCTGGCATTGCCATGGGCAGCGTGGGCAGCCTGTTGGAACGGCAGGATTTCTCCCCCGAAGAGCTCCGGGCGGCACTCGCAGGGTCCCGCGGCTCCCGCCAGCCTGATGGGCTCCTTCGGAAAGGCTTGGGCCAGCGTGAGCTCCTCAGCTACCTGCATCTCCCCAAGAAGGACAGCAAGACTACCAAGCGGGCCTCTCGGAACGAGCCTGCCGACTATGCCACCCTCTACTACCGGGAACATCCTCGAGCTGGTGACTTCAGCAAGACTTCACTGCCTGAGCGCGGTCGCTTCGATAAG TGCCGCATTCGCCCATCAGTGTTCAAGCCTGTGGCAGGCAGCGGGAAAGGCTTCCTGTCCATGCAGAGCCTGGCAGCCCACAAGGGCCAGAAGCTGTGGCGCAGCAATGGCAGCCTGCACACACTGGCCTGCCACCCGCCCCTGAGCCCGGGGCCCAGGACCAGCCAGGCGCAGGCTCGTGCCCAGCTGCTGCACGCCCTCAGCCTGGACGAGGGCGGCCCTGAGCCTGAGCCCAGCCTGTCCGACTCCTCCAGTGGGGGCAGCTTTGGCCGCAGTCCTGGCGCTGGCCCCGGCCCCTTCAGCTCCTCCCTGGGCCACATTAACCACCTTGGGGGCTCCCTGGACCGGGCCTCGCGGGGCCCCAAGGAGGCTGGGCCGCTGGCTATGCTGAGCTGCCTGCCAGAGCCACCGCCCCCGTATGAGTTCTCCTGCCCCACGGCCGAGGAGGTAGTAGCTGTGCTGCCGGATGCCTGTGAGGACCTCAAGAGGGGCCTCGGTGATGAGGATGGCTCCAACCCCTTCACGCAG GTACTGGAGGAGCGCCAGCGGCTATGGCTGTCTGAGCTGAAGCGCCTGTACGTGGAACGGCTACACGAGGTGGCCCAGAAGGCCGAGCGCAGTGAGCGCAACCTCCAGCTACAGCTGTTTATGGCCCAGCAGGAGCAGCGGCGCCTGCGGAAGGAGCTACAGGCACAGCAGGGCCTGGCCTCTGAGCCCCGACCCCCAGGCACCCTCCCGGAGGCCGACCCCAGCGCCCGACCAGAGGAAGAAGCCCGATGGGAG GTGTGCCAGAAGACAGCGGAGATTAGCCTCCTGAAGCAGCAGCTACGGGAGGCCCAGGCAGAGCTGGCGCAGAAGCTGGCTGAGATCTTCAGCCTGAAGACGCAGCTTCGGGGCAGCCGGGCACAAGCCCAGGCCCAGGACGCAGAGCTGGCCCGGCTCCGGGAGACCGTGCGGAGCCTGCAGGAGCAGGCCCCCCGGGAGGAAGCCCCAGGCAGCTGTGAGACTGATGACTGCAAGAGCAGGGGGctgctgggggaggcaggaggcagcgaGGCCAGAGATGGCGCTGAGCAGCTGCGGGCTGAGCTGCTGCAAGAGCGGCTCCGGGGTGAGGAGCAGGCGCTACGCTTTGAGCGGGAGCGGCGGACgtggcaggaggagaaggagagggtACTGCGCTACCAGCGGGAGATCCAGGGGGGCTACCTGGACATGTACCGCCGCAACCAGGCGCTTGAACAGGAACTGCGGGCGCTGCGGGAGCCCCCCACACCCTGGAGTCCTCGGCTTGAGTCCTCCAAGATCTGA